One Vicia villosa cultivar HV-30 ecotype Madison, WI unplaced genomic scaffold, Vvil1.0 ctg.000505F_1_1, whole genome shotgun sequence genomic region harbors:
- the LOC131629027 gene encoding 26S proteasome regulatory subunit 6B homolog produces MGSSAMVLDPKPVSEPPPSLQSSKSDYLYGGDSASDEDDLYSRLKSLQRQLEFIDIQEEYVKDEQKNLKRELLRAQEEVKRIQSVPLVIGQFMEMVDQNNGIVGSTTGSNYYVRILSTINRELLKPSASVALHRHSNALVDVLPPEADSSISLLSQSEKPDVSYNDIGGCDIQKQEIREAVELPLTHHDLYKQIGIDPPRGVLLYGPPGTGKTMLAKAVANSTTAAFIRVVGSEFVQKYLGEGPRMVRDVFRLAKENAPAIIFIDEVDAIATARFDAQTGADREVQRILMELLNQMDGFDQTVNVKVIMATNRADTLDPALLRPGRLDRKIEFPLPDRRQKRLVFQVCTAKMNLSDEVDLEDYVSRPDKISAAEISAICQEAGMHAVRKNRYVILPKDFEKGYRTNVKKPDTDFEFYK; encoded by the exons ATGGGATCCTCCGCCATGGTTCTAGACCCAAAACCCGTTTCAGAACCGCCACCATCCCTTCAATCATCAAAATCCGACTACCTTTACGGCGGAGACTCAGCCTCCGACGAAGATGACCTCTACAGCCGCCTCAAATCCCTACAACGACAACTCGAGTTCATCGACATCCAAGAGGAGTACGTAAAAGACGAACAGAAGAATCTGAAACGAGAGCTTCTCCGAGCGCAAGAAGAGGTTAAGAGGATCCAATCGGTTCCACTCGTTATCGGTCAATTCATGGAGATGGTTGATCAGAACAACGGTATCGTTGGATCAACTACTGGATCTAACTACTATGTGAGGATTCTCAGTACTATCAACCGTGAACTTCTTAAGCCTTCTGCTTCCGTTGCGCTTCACCGACATTCAAATGCACTTGTTGATGTTCTTCCGCCGGAGGCTGATTCTAGTATCTCACTTCTTAGCCAGTCTGAGAAGCCTGATGTCTCTTACAAT GATATTGGAGGATGTGATATCCAGAAGCAGGAAATTCGCGAGGCTGTAGAGTTACCTCTCACACATCACGATCTATACAAACAAATTGGTATTGATCCTCCCCGAGGTGTCTTACTATATGGACCCCCTGGAACCGGTAAAACAATGCTTGCCAAAGCTGTTGCTAATAGTACCACTGCTGCTTTCATCAGGGTTGTGGGTTCTGAGTTTGTGCAGAAGTATCTTGGTGAG GGCCCAAGGATGGTTCGTGATGTATTTCGTCTTGCAAAAGAGAATGCCCCTGCCATTATATTTATTGATGAGGTTGATGCGATAGCTACCGCTAGGTTTGATGCCCAAACTGGAGCTGATAGAGAAGTACAACGTATCCTGATGGAACTTTTGAATCAG ATGGACGGTTTTGACCAGACAGTGAATGTTAAAGTTATAATGGCAACCAATCGGGCAGACACTTTGGATCCCGCCCTCTTGCGTCCTGGAAGACTTGATCGCAAAATTGAGTTCCCATTGCCTGACAGACGCCAAAAGAGGCTTGTATTTCAG GTATGCACGGCCAAAATGAATTTAAGTGACGAGGTAGACTTGGAGGATTATGTTTCCCGTCCTGACAAAATTAGTGCTGCTGAG ATATCTGCTATTTGTCAAGAAGCGGGAATGCACGCTGTTCGTAAGAATAGATATGTCATACTGCCAAAGGACTTCGAGAAAGGTTATAGGACCAACGTGAAGAAACCCGACACTGACTTTGAATTTTACAAGTGA